The following is a genomic window from Burkholderiaceae bacterium.
GTCGGGCAGCTCGCCGTCGGAGCCGGGCACGCAGGGCACGCCGGCCTTGGTCATGGCCTGCTTGGCCGACACCTTGTCGCCCATGATGCGGATCGACTGCGGCGTGGGGCCGATGAACTGGAAGCCGCTTTGCTCCACGCGCTCGGCGAAGTCGGCGTTCTCGCTCAGAAAGCCGTAGCCGGGGTGGATGGCCTCGGCGTCGGTCACCTCGGCGGCCGAGATGATGGCCGGCATGTTGAGGTAGCTCTGCCCCGAGGGCGCCGGGCCGATGCACACGGCCTCGTCGGCCAGGCGCACGTACTTGGCGTCCTTGTCGGCCTCCGAATAGACCATCACGGCCTTGATGCCCAGCTCGCGGCAGGCGCGCTGAACGCGTAACGCGATCTCGCCCCGATTGGCGACCAGAATCTTCTTGAACATCCGCTGGCTCCGCGGTTCGTTATTCGATGACGAACAGCGGCTGCCCGTACTCGACCGCCTGGCCGTTTTCGCCCAGCACCTGGGTGATGGTGCCGGACTTCTCGGCCTCGATCTCGTTGAGGATCTTCATCGCCTCGATGATGCAGATCACGTCGCCCTCGTTGACTTTCTGGCCCACCTCGACGAACGGGCTGCCCCCCGGGCTGGCCGAGCGGTAGAAGGTGCCGACCATGGGCGACTTGACGACGAAACCGGTGACCGCCGGTTCGGCTGGCGCCGCCGCCACGGGCGCGGCCACGGCGGCGGGCGCCGCCACCGGGACGGCCTGTACGGGCACGGCAGCCACGGCGGGAGCGGCCAGGCCGGCCTTGACGATGCGCACCTTGCCCTCGGCCTCGGTGATCTCGAGCTCGGACACGTTCGACTCGGACACCAGGTCGATCAAGGTCTTGAGTTTTCGCAGGTCCATTTTTGAAACGCTTTCGTGGAAATTGCAGCCATTTTATCGAACTTAAGGCCAAGTTCGACTTTTTGTTTCATGGCCCGCAGGGACGGGGCGGCGCTTTTCAGCGCAGCCAGGCGGCCAGATCCTCGGGCTTCAACTGGCCCAGCTTGCGGTGCTGGATGGCGCCTTGTCGATCGAATACCACGGTAAAAGGCAGTCCACCGGCGGCATTTCCCAGCTTTTTCGTCCATTCGACGCCGGTGGGGCCGGCCATGGCAATGGGGTAGCTGACCGGGGTGCGGGCCAGGAAGCGCTGGACCAGATCGACCTGATCGATGGCCAATCCAAGCATTTGCCAGCCGTTGTCCTTGGTTTGCGTGTAGAAACGGCTTAGCAGCGGCATTTCTTCCACGCAGGGCGGGCACCAGGTGGCCCAGAAGTTGATCAGCAGCGGGCGGCCCTTCAGGTCGGCCATGGCCAGGGGAGCGCCGGCGGGCGTGCTGAAGCGGTGCTGCCACAGATCGCTGGTGTCGGGCTCGTGCAGCGCGAAACGCCGCCAGGCCAGGGTGGCGCCGGCAATGCCGGCGGCAGCGCCCACCGCGGCGGCCAGGGCCCAGCGGCGGGTGGGGTTGCCAGCAGCGGGGGCTGCTGCGCCGGGCTGGCGTTCGGCGCTCATGCACAGGCCTCGTCGTTCAGCCGCGCGGCCAGCGCCGCGGCATCGCCCTGGCGGGGGCGGCCGTCGGCGCCCGGCCTGAGCGCGCCGCGCAGGGCGTCGTAGTCCTGGATCGTCAGATGGATGCCGATGGGCTCGCCCAGCTCGGGGCAGGGCGCCGAAAAGCTGAGCACGTCCGCCGCCGGGCCGGGCCTGCCGGCCGCGGGGCGCACGTCGTAGCGCACGCCGCGGTCGATCAGCGCGATCTCGGCCGACTTGGGGTCGTTGCAGTACAGCTGCAGATGAATGTCGCTGCGGCGCGTGGCGGTGCCGTTCCACACGGCGCCCTGGATGTGCGGGCGAAAGGCGGCCAGGCGCTGCATCCAGGCCAGGGCCAGCTGCCGCAAGGCCTGCAGCTCGCCGGGCTGGGTGTCGGCGTGGAACAGGTCGATGTAAGCGCGCACTTCGGTTTCGATCGCGTCGTTGTCGGGCAGGGCCGTGCGCGCCGGCGCGCCCAACTGCTTGTGCGCGCGCCGTTTGGCGCTGCCGTAGTCCAGGCCTTCTTCCACCACCAGCCGCGCGGCGGTGGCGGCCAGTTCTTGCCTCAGGGTTTCCATGGGGCGCATTGTGCCCGCTCAGAGGGTGAGAGGAAATCGACCGTGCCCGAAAGGCGCGTCAGAATGCTGTCCATCAAGGCGCAAAACGCAGTCATGGCTGGGGCCATGGCGAGTATTTGCAACGACGATGGGCGGCGTTTTGGCGTGCAAGGCGGGCATGGGGGATTGCCTCTCACCCTCTCACGTCGGCTGCCGGCGTAAAGTCGATTCAAGGCAACACGCCAAGGAGGCACGATGCAAAGCACGATGATGAACGCGCCGCTGTCGCTCAACCACCTGCTGGAGCGGGCGGGGCGGCTGTTTGCCGGCAACGAGATCGTCTCGCGCCGGCCCGACAAGTCGCTGGTGCGCCACAGCTACGGCGCGTTTTACCGTCGCACGCGGGCGCTGGCGTCGGCGCTGCAAGGGCTGGGGCTGCGCAAGGGCGATCGCGTGGCCACGCTGTGCTGGAACCACCATGCGCACCTGGAGTGCTACTTCGGCATTCCGGCCGCGGGCGGGGTGATGCACACGCTGAACCTGCGCCTGGCGCCGGAGGAGATCGGCTGGATCGCCGGCGACGCGCAGGACCGCTTCCTGGTGATCGACGACGTGCTGCTGCCGCTGTACGAGCAGTTCAAGCACCGCCATGCGTTCGAGCAGGTCATCGTGTTTCCCTTTTCGGGCGGCCAGCCGGCGCCCGAGGGCCTGCTGGACTACGAGGCGCTGCTGGCCGGCGCCGACCCGGACGGCCTGGCCTACACCCCGCACGACGAGAACGACCCGGTGGCCATGTGTTACACCAGCGGCACCACCGGCCGGCCCAAGGGGGTGGTGTATTCGCACCGCTCCACCGTGCTGCATTCGCTGGTGGGCAGCCTGCCGGACTTTTGCGGCGTGCACGGCAGCGACGTGGTGCTGCCCGTCACGCCCATGTTCCACGCCAACAGCTGGGGCATGCCCTACATGGCGGTCATGATGGGCGCCAAGCTGGTGTTTCCGGGCCCGCACATGCACCCCGACGACCTGCTCGACCTGATGACCGCCGAGCCGCCCACGCTGGCGCTGGGCGTGCCCACCATCTGGATGACGCTGATCCAGACCTACGACGCCTCGCTCAAGCCCGGCTCGGCCAACGCCGGCCGCTGGAAGCTGCCCACCGGCCTGCGCTCGCTGGTCGGCGGCGCGGCCGTGCCCGAGGCGCTGATCCGCGCCTTCGACGCCCACGGCATCTGGATCATGCAGGGCTGGGGCATGACCGAGACCAGCCCGGTGGCCACCGTCAGCTACCCGCGCGCCGAGCTGCAGGGCGCCTCGGCCGACGAGAAATACCGGCGTGCGGCCATGGCCGGCGTGCCCGTGCCGCTGGTGGAGCTGCGCGCGCGCGGCGACGACGGCCGCGACCAGCCCTGGGACGGCCACAGCGTGGGCGAGATCCAGGTGCGCGGGCCCTTCATCACGGGCAGCTACCACCAGGTCGGATCGCCCGCCGACAAGTTCACCGACGACGGCTGGCTGCGCACCGGCGACGTGGCCAGCGTGGACGCGCTGGGCTTCGTCAAGATCAGCGACCGCACCAAGGACCTGATCAAGTCGGGCGGCGAGTGGATCAGTTCGGTCGACCTGGAGAACGCGCTGATGGCCCACCCGGCCGTGGCCGAGGCGGCCGTCGTCGCCATCCCCGACGCGAAGTGGGGCGAGCGCCCGCTGGCCTGCGTGGTGCTCAAGCCGGGCGAGCAGGCGACGCCCGAGGCGCTGGACGCCCTGCTGCTGGCCAAGTCCTTCGCCAGGTGGCAGCTGCCCGAGCGCTACGAATTCATCGACGCCGTGCCGCGCACCTCGACCGGCAAGTTCTGGAAGCTCAAGCTGCGCGAAAGATTTCCGAACTGAGCCGCGCGGTGCTTTCAGATACTATGAAATCGATAGCTTAATCGGATTGATTCAAGCGGGCCAGAGGCTGATTTGGCTTGAAATCAGGCCCAAGCCGGACGTCAAACGGTTTCGCCCCGCCACAAATCCTGCACCGCCTCGCGCCGGCGCACCACGCGCGCCTGCGCGCCATCGACCAGCACCTCGGCCGCGCGCGGGCGGGTGTTGTAGTTGCTGGCCATGCTCATGCAATAGGCGCCGGCCGACAGCACGGCCAGGTGCTCGCCGGGCTGCACCGCCAGGGGCCGGTCGCGGCCCAGCCAGTCGCCGCTTTCGCACACCGGGCCCACCACGTCGTAGACGGTCGCGGCCGCGCCGGGCGCTGCCTGGCGCAGCGGCACGATGCGGTGAAAGGCCTCGTACAGCGCCGGGCGCGGCAGGTCGTTCATGGCGGCGTCGACGATGCAGAAATTCTTGTGCTCGCTGGGCTTGAGGTACAGCACCTCGGTCAGGCACAGGCCGGCATTGCCCACCAGCGAGCGGCCGGGCTCGATCATCAGCGCCCGGCCGCCATAGCCGCGCGCGTCCAGGCGCGCCAGCAGGGCGGCCCACAGCGTGTCGGCGGCGGGGGGCGTGTCGCCCGCGTAGTCGATGCCCAGGCCGCCGCCCAGGTCGATGTGGTGGATGCGGATGCCGTCGGACTCGATGGCGTCCACCAGGTCCAGCACGCGGTCGAGCGCCTCCACGTAGGGCGCGACCTCGGTGATCTGCGAGCCGATGTGGCAGTCGATGCCCGCCACCTGCAGCCCCGGCAGGCGGGCGGCGTGCCGGTAGGCGGCCAGCGCCTGCTCGTGCGCGATGCCGAACTTGTTGCCCTTCAGGCCGGTGGAGATGTAGGGATGCGTGCGGGCGTCCACGTTCGGGTTGACGCGGATGCTGACGGGCGCGCGCCGGCCACAGGCCCGGGCCACCTCGTCGATGACGTCCAGCTCGGCCAGGCTCTCGACGTTGAAGCAGCGGATGCCCGCCTCGAGCGCGCGGCGGATCTCGGCGCGCGTCTTGCCGATGCCCGAGAACACGATCTTGCCGGCCGCGCCGCCGGCGGCCAGCACGCGCTCCAGCTCGCCGCCCGAGACAATGTCGAAGCCGCAGCCGGCGTCGGCAAAGACCTTCAGCACGGCCAGCGTCGAGTTGGCCTTCATGGCGTAGCAGATCAGCGCCTCGCGTCCTGCCAGGCCGCGCTGGTAGGCGGCCAGCGCGCCCAGCATGGCGGCCTTGGAATACACGAACAGCGGCGTGCCGTGGCGCTGCGCCAGCTCGGCCAGCGCCACGTCCTCCAGCATCAACTGGCCGTCGCGGTACGCGACGAAGGGGGTGCCGGGCAGGGGAGCGTCGGCGTGCGCGGGTGCGGACGGTGTCATTGGATCTCGGGCAGGTTGGGCAGGGGTGGTGGCGGTACCGCGGCGGGCGCCCGGCTGGCGGGCGCCGTGGGCGCGGCGGCCGCGCCGCCGAACACGGTTTGCGGCAGCGTGGCGCGCTGCGCCGCGGCCGGGGTGCTGGGAATGAAGAGCGGCCCCTTCTGGCCGCAGGCGCTCAGCGCCGCGGCGGCCAGGATGGCCAAG
Proteins encoded in this region:
- a CDS encoding acetyl-CoA carboxylase biotin carboxyl carrier protein, whose amino-acid sequence is MDLRKLKTLIDLVSESNVSELEITEAEGKVRIVKAGLAAPAVAAVPVQAVPVAAPAAVAAPVAAAPAEPAVTGFVVKSPMVGTFYRSASPGGSPFVEVGQKVNEGDVICIIEAMKILNEIEAEKSGTITQVLGENGQAVEYGQPLFVIE
- a CDS encoding TlpA family protein disulfide reductase, which encodes MSAERQPGAAAPAAGNPTRRWALAAAVGAAAGIAGATLAWRRFALHEPDTSDLWQHRFSTPAGAPLAMADLKGRPLLINFWATWCPPCVEEMPLLSRFYTQTKDNGWQMLGLAIDQVDLVQRFLARTPVSYPIAMAGPTGVEWTKKLGNAAGGLPFTVVFDRQGAIQHRKLGQLKPEDLAAWLR
- a CDS encoding long-chain fatty acid--CoA ligase, which codes for MQSTMMNAPLSLNHLLERAGRLFAGNEIVSRRPDKSLVRHSYGAFYRRTRALASALQGLGLRKGDRVATLCWNHHAHLECYFGIPAAGGVMHTLNLRLAPEEIGWIAGDAQDRFLVIDDVLLPLYEQFKHRHAFEQVIVFPFSGGQPAPEGLLDYEALLAGADPDGLAYTPHDENDPVAMCYTSGTTGRPKGVVYSHRSTVLHSLVGSLPDFCGVHGSDVVLPVTPMFHANSWGMPYMAVMMGAKLVFPGPHMHPDDLLDLMTAEPPTLALGVPTIWMTLIQTYDASLKPGSANAGRWKLPTGLRSLVGGAAVPEALIRAFDAHGIWIMQGWGMTETSPVATVSYPRAELQGASADEKYRRAAMAGVPVPLVELRARGDDGRDQPWDGHSVGEIQVRGPFITGSYHQVGSPADKFTDDGWLRTGDVASVDALGFVKISDRTKDLIKSGGEWISSVDLENALMAHPAVAEAAVVAIPDAKWGERPLACVVLKPGEQATPEALDALLLAKSFARWQLPERYEFIDAVPRTSTGKFWKLKLRERFPN
- the lysA gene encoding diaminopimelate decarboxylase — its product is MTPSAPAHADAPLPGTPFVAYRDGQLMLEDVALAELAQRHGTPLFVYSKAAMLGALAAYQRGLAGREALICYAMKANSTLAVLKVFADAGCGFDIVSGGELERVLAAGGAAGKIVFSGIGKTRAEIRRALEAGIRCFNVESLAELDVIDEVARACGRRAPVSIRVNPNVDARTHPYISTGLKGNKFGIAHEQALAAYRHAARLPGLQVAGIDCHIGSQITEVAPYVEALDRVLDLVDAIESDGIRIHHIDLGGGLGIDYAGDTPPAADTLWAALLARLDARGYGGRALMIEPGRSLVGNAGLCLTEVLYLKPSEHKNFCIVDAAMNDLPRPALYEAFHRIVPLRQAAPGAAATVYDVVGPVCESGDWLGRDRPLAVQPGEHLAVLSAGAYCMSMASNYNTRPRAAEVLVDGAQARVVRRREAVQDLWRGETV
- a CDS encoding lipoprotein — protein: MPLLPPPLARIALAILAAAALSACGQKGPLFIPSTPAAAQRATLPQTVFGGAAAAPTAPASRAPAAVPPPPLPNLPEIQ